The following are from one region of the Magallana gigas chromosome 4, xbMagGiga1.1, whole genome shotgun sequence genome:
- the LOC136275024 gene encoding uncharacterized protein, with the protein MPNIRVNVRITRVHVPITRVSLPINRGQYTYRQSQCTYHKALYPITGGQYTYHRGQYISITRVTLLINRTLVMGTQNLVIRTLTLVIGMEILVMGILALVMGILTLVMGTQTLGMGMETLAMGILTLVMSVQTLIMGTQTLLMGIMTLVIGMDTLVMDIQTIMIGTLTLVIDLETLVIRILTLVMSTLVMSTQTLVIRTLTLVTGMETLVMGILTLGIGVQTLTLVVPTPTLVIGMETLVMVILNLVICILTLVLGTQTLGMGIMTLVKESGDEHTKSGDTYSDPGDRYGHPYMGILTLVIGVQTLVMSTQTLVIRTLTLETLVMGVLTLVMCIQTLVKSHG; encoded by the exons ATGCCTAACATTAGGGTCAATGTACGTATTACCAGGGTCcatgtgcccatcaccagggtcagtttACCCATCAACAGG GGTCAGTATACATATCGACAgagtcagtgtacgtatcacaaGGCTCTGTATCCAATCACAGGG ggtcagtatacctatcaccgGGGTCAGTATATatccatcaccagggtcactTTACTTATCAACAGG ACCCttgtgatgggcacacaaaatctggtgatacgtactctgaccctggtgataggtatggagatcctggtgatgggtatactggccctggttatgggtatactgacactggtgatgggcacacaaactcttgGGATGG gtatggagacccttgcgatgggtatactgaccctggttatgagTGTTCAGACCCTGAtaatgggcacacaaactctatTGATGGGTataatgaccctggtgataggaaTGGACACTCTGGTGATGGACATTCAGACAATAATGATtggtactctgaccctggtgatagatttagagaccctggtgatacgtatactgaccctggttatgagT accctggttatgagcacacagactctggtgatccgtactctgaccctggtgacaggtatggagaccctggtgatgggtatactgaccctgggtataggtgtacagaccctg actctggtggtACCTACTccgaccctggtgataggtatggagaccctggtgatggttATACTGAACCTGGTTATATGTATACTGACACTGGtgttgggcacacaaactctagGGATGGGTATAATGACCCTGGTGAAAG aatCTGGTGATGAGCACACAAaatctggtgatacgtactctgaccctggtgataggtatggacaCCCTTatatgggtatactgaccctggttataggtgtacagactctggtgatgagCACACAGACTCtagtgatacgtactctgaccctggagaccctggtgatgggtgtactGACCCTGGTAatgtgtatacagaccctggtgaaaAGTCATGGATAG
- the LOC105347123 gene encoding uncharacterized protein, producing the protein MSCPNPPARENAHVLSFDKTSCTAVYACDTGYSMVGSGVAQGTTAPTTAWSTDVNCELAFIKNVWFWFLIGLATLLTIAGLTLLCVYCYRRCFRMRSRRVKSRPNDDESQKPNQTPRSSRNEPGCFEYGGKCDLCCVDYYGCCSLLGCCGYHGGCSCCFSCCRCCREPEEGPGISSLPVSVFRKWKRKVKGHGRMNATRPVLVIQYNRAKKKSASRASMSAKQPVIPLWLPHKNPVRDINTSTR; encoded by the exons ATGTCTTGCCCAAACCCACCAGCCAGGGAGAATGCTCATGTATTGAGCTTTGATAAAACATCATGTACCGCAGTGTATGCGTGTGACACGGGGTATTCTATGGTGGGGTCGGgtgtagctcagggaaccacaGCACCAACTACAGCATGGTCCACTGATGTCAACTGTGAATTAGCATTTATTAAGAATG TTTGGTTTTGGTTTCTAATCGGTCTTGCCACTCTCCTGACGATAGCGGGACTAACGCTGCTGTGTGTGTACTGTTATCGTCGCTGCTTCAG AATGAGATCAAGAAGAGTCAAATCTCGACCAAATGATGACGAGAGTCAAAAACCCAATCAAACGCCAAGGAGTTCTCGAAACGAACCAGGATGTTTTGAATATGGCGGAAAATGTGATCTCTGTTGTGTCGATTATTACGGATGTTGCTCGTTGCTAGGATGTTGCGGTTACCATGGTGGCTGCTCGTGTTGCTTTAGTTGTTGCCGCTGTTGCAGGGAACCAGAAGAAGGGCCCGGGATTTCGAGTCTTCCGGTTTCTGTTTTTCGGAAATGGAAGCGGAAAGTAAAAGGACACGGGAGAATGAACGCCACTAGACCCGTTCTTGTGATTCAGTACAACAGAGCTAAAAAGAAATCGGCATCAAGGGCGTCAATGTCCGCTAAACAACCGGTGATTCCTCTGTGGTTGCCGCACAAAAATCCAGTCCGTGACATAAATACTAGCACGAGGTGA
- the LOC105336199 gene encoding RANBP2-like and GRIP domain-containing protein 5/6: MDPRSTAQDVNRCDLCETAIVHSYCDFCHVNLCKPCVVDHISDEYDKHKIVPFQKRRSTLIHSKCETHPHRNCEFQCKDCNNMFVCSSCMASKQHKGHNFVDVTEVYKAKKDDIKKDTKELENHISPTYEEIALDLDNQLANLDGGYDKLTTTISKQGEQWHREIDIVINKMKTEISDIKVKHKELLQKHLNEIKQIQSLIKKTLHALRKIEKSTEVSPIIEYSSKIREFSKFPPKVHVSMPTFIPKPIDHDKLYTFFGQIVDDKDGMYINKKGEDDHIFFEPLIQLPEKVDEVTGEKDENVLFENRAKLFRFHKKEWKERGLGDIKILENKASKKIRVLMRREQILKICCNHYITDKLNLKPMLNSNGKAWTWYAMDHSDDKPKCEQFSVRFKTPEIANKFKEAFDNAKKKLSGLVSTEKTPSSPAASGTSSRPPAILQTLLSEDDHVIYIKKEMATPAQVEMARKFKLPDHFYLYENAPPCPGCIGCEGYKEGTKITQKTKSPSPKKNQDKNVVSKRADTDSSSSGGLFGASAAPPGGLFSSLAAGGGDSKKTTGLLGQPLFGGGGVSFFSFSGLAANVDTQPAAFKKDDSKPFSWSRAGQKLFNQEKGEEDGEEVTQGYDPHFKPVVPLPDLVEVKTGEDDFEKLFSHRAKLFRYDKDTNQWKEKGIGEMKILRHNGTGQYRLLLRREQVYKLACNQWLTPDLKFQPMLTSETAWCWVGQDFSDNEAKLEQLAVKFKSTDLAKEFKDKIDECQKNLIENPLTVSA, from the coding sequence ATGGATCCCCGTTCTACTGCCCAGGATGTGAaccgatgtgacctttgtgagaccgccatagtacacagctactgtgacttttgtcatgtcaacctctgcAAGCCCTGTGTAGTGGATCACATCTCAGATgaatatgacaaacataaaatagttcCTTTCCAGAAACGAAGATCAACCCTTATTCATTCGAAATGTGAAACACATCCACACAGAAATTGTGAATTCCAGTGCAAGGATTGCAACAATATGTTTGTTTGTTCTTCCTGCATGGCATCTAAACAGCATAAGGGACATAACTTCGTAGATGTTACAGAAGTTTACAAAGCTAAGAAAGATGAcattaaaaaagatacaaaagagttagaaaatcatatttcccctaCATATGAAGAAATTGCGCTCGACTTAGATAATCAGCTTGCCAACCTAGATGGGGGATATGATAAACTTACAACAACAATAtccaaacaaggagagcaatggcacagagaaatcgacATAGTTATAAATAAGATGAAAACCGAAATCAGCGACATAAAAGTGAAACACAAAGAACTTTTACAGaaacatttgaatgaaatcaaacagatacagtctctcataaaaaaaacattacatgCCTTAAGAAAAATTGAGAAATCCACTGAAGTATCTCCTATCATTGAATACAGCTCGAAGATCAGAGAGTTCAGCAAGTTTCCACCCAAGGTTCATGTATCAATGCcaacattcattccaaaaccaATAGACCATGACAAACTGTATACTTTCTTTGGACAGATCGTGGATGACAAGGATGGTATGTACATCAACAAGAAAGGAGAGGATGATCATATATTCTTTGAACCGCTGATTCAGCTCCCAGAAAAAGTGGATGAGGTCACTGGTGAAAAAGATGAGAATGTTTTGTTCGAGAATCGAGCGAAACTTTTCCGCTTTCACAAAAAGGAATGGAAGGAAAGAGGTCTTGGtgatatcaaaattttagaaaacaaaGCTTCAAAGAAAATCCGGGTCCTGATGAGGCGAGAACAAATACTGAAGATCTGTTGCAATCATTACATCACAGACAAACTTAACTTGAAGCCAATGCTAAACTCTAATGGAAAAGCCTGGACTTGGTATGCCATGGACCACTCTGATGATAAGCCAAAGTGTGAGCAGTTCTCTGTCCGTTTCAAAACCCCAGAAATTGCGAATAAATTCAAAGAAGCCTTTGACAATGCTAAAAAGAAGCTGTCTGGATTGGTGTCCACCGAGAAAACGCCCAGTTCTCCAGCAGCCTCGGGCACTTCCTCCAGACCACCAGCAATCCTACAGACTTTGTTGAGTGAGGATGACCATGTGAtttatataaagaaagaaaTGGCCACCCCAGCTCAGGTCGAAATGGCTCGGAAATTCAAGTTACCTGACCACTTTTACCTGTATGAAAATGCCCCTCCTTGTCCTGGGTGTATAGGATGTGAGGGTTACAAGGAAGGAACCAAGATCACACAGAAAACCAAGTCTCCTTCACCAAAgaaaaatcaagataaaaatgTGGTTTCCAAGAGAGCAGACACTGACTCTTCATCCTCTGGAGGACTTTTTGGTGCCTCAGCTGCTCCCCCTGGTGGATTATTCAGTTCCCTTGCAGCCGGGGGAGGGGATTCCAAGAAGACTACAGGGTTGCTTGGTCAGCCACTGTTTGGAGGTGGGGGAGTTTCCTTCTTCTCGTTCTCTGGGCTAGCAGCCAATGTAGACACTCAGCCCGCTGCTTTCAAGAAAGATGACAGTAAGCCATTCAGCTGGTCGCGGGCCGGTCAGAAGCTGTTCAATCAGGAGAAGGGAGAGGAGGATGGGGAGGAGGTGACCCAGGGATACGACCCTCACTTTAAGCCGGTGGTTCCCCTCCCCGACCTAGTGGAGGTCAAAACAGGGGAAGACGATTTTGAAAAGCTGTTTTCCCATCGGGCAAAACTGTTCCGTTATGACAAGGACACAAATCAGTGGAAAGAAAAGGGAATCGGAGAAATGAAAATTCTAAGACACAACGGCACTGGACAATACAGGCTGCTTCTGCGAAGAGAGCAGGTCTATAAGCTTGCTTGTAATCAGTGGTTAACCCCTGATCTAAAATTCCAACCAATGTTGACCTCAGAGACAGCTTGGTGTTGGGTGGGTCAGGATTTCAGTGACAATGAAGCTAAATTAGAGCAACTTGCTGTAAAATTCAAGAGTACTGACCTAGCAAAAGAATTTAAGGATAAAATCGATGAATGTCAGAAAAATTTGATTGAGAATCCACTAACAGTGTCAGCGTAG
- the LOC105347124 gene encoding mitogen-activated protein kinase 14A-like (The RefSeq protein has 2 substitutions compared to this genomic sequence): MELLHPLQGDMSLGSVYCPPALLVHQVRLXNVTYEVPERYKPIKLIGSGAYGQVCSAVDTQRNTKVAIKKLARPFQSAIHAKRTYRELRMLKHMNHENIIGLLDVFTATTTFDEFNDVYLVSPLMGADLNNIIKTQTLSDDHVQFLVYQILRGLKYIHSAGIIHRDLKPSNIAVNEDCELKILDFGLARHTEDSMTGYVATRWYRAPEIVLNWMHYSQTVDIWSVGCIMAEMLAGKPLFPGTDHIDQLTRVLSLVGTPNQTLLDKINSPEARNYVASMPKWPKKDFREVFLGANPNAINLMEQMLDLDADTRITATEALAHPYLSQYADPTDEPTAEPYDQSFEDMELTIPEWKVKVYEEVVNYKPQ, from the exons ATGGAGTTATTGCACCCTCTCCAAGGTGATATGTCGCTTGGAAGTGTGTACTGTCCGCCAGCTCGCTTAGTTCATCAGGTTCGTTTAAACAATGTCACTTACGAGGTCCCAGAAAGATACAAACCCATCAAGCTGATTGGTTCAGGTGCCTATGGACAAGTCTG TTCTGCTGTGGACACACAGAGAAATACCAAAGTGGCCATCAAGAAACTGGCCCGCCCATTCCAGTCCGCCATCCACGCCAAGAGGACATACCGAGAGCTGCGCATGTTAAAGCACATGAACCATGAAAAT atAATTGGACTTTTGGATGTGTTCACAGCTACCACAACTTTTGATGAGTTTAATGATGT atatttggTTTCGCCTTTGATGGGTGCGGATTTGAATAACATTATTAAGACACAAACCCTCAGTGACGATCACGTGCAGTTCCTAGTTTATCAAATCCTGCGTGGCCTCAAG TACATACATTCAGCAGGCATCATACATCGG GACCTCAAACCTAGCAATATAGCTGTGAATGAAGACTGTGAATTAAAG ATCCTGGACTTTGGCCTGGCCAGACACACCGAGGATTCCATGACCGGTTATGTGGCCACCAGGTGGTACCGAGCTCCAGAAATCGTCCTCAATTGGATGCACTACAGTCAAACAG TGGATATCTGGTCAGTGGGATGCATAATGGCGGAGATGTTGGCAGGGAAACCCTTATTTCCAGGAACAGATC ATATAGACCAGCTGACCCGTGTATTGTCGTTGGTTGGAACCCCTAACCAGACACTTCTAGACAAAATCAACAGTCCAGAG GCTAGGAACTATGTGGCTTCCATGCCAAAGTGGCCAAAGAAGGACTTCAGAGAAGTGTTCCTTGGGGCAAATCCAAATG CAATAAACTTAATGGAACAAATGTTGGATTTGGATGCTGACACTCGAATCACTGCCACAGAAGCCCTGGCTCATCCGTATCTGTCGCAGTATGCCGATCCGACGGATGAACCCACTGCTGAGCCGTACGATCAGTCGTTTGAAGACATGGAACTCACTATACCAGAATGGAAAG TGAAAGTGTATGAAGAAGTGGTGAATTACAAGCCACAGTGA
- the LOC105347124 gene encoding mitogen-activated protein kinase 14A-like isoform X2: MSSAKIKPDFYRVELNKTIWEVPQRYQNLIPVGAGAYGQVCSAVDTQRNTKVAIKKLARPFQSAIHAKRTYRELRMLKHMNHENIIGLLDVFTATTTFDEFNDVYLVSPLMGADLNNIIKTQTLSDDHVQFLVYQILRGLKYIHSAGIIHRDLKPSNIAVNEDCELKILDFGLARHTEDSMTGYVATRWYRAPEIVLNWMHYSQTVDIWSVGCIMAEMLAGKPLFPGTDHIDQLTRVLSLVGTPNQTLLDKINSPEARNYVASMPKWPKKDFREVFLGANPNAINLMEQMLDLDADTRITATEALAHPYLSQYADPTDEPTAEPYDQSFEDMELTIPEWKVKVYEEVVNYKPQ; encoded by the exons ATGTCGTCCGCGAAGATTAAGCCTGATTTTTACCGTGTTGAACTCAATAAGACGATTTGGGAAGTCCCCCAACGGTACCAAAATTTGATTCCCGTGGGTGCGGGTGCATACGGTCAAGTATG TTCTGCTGTGGACACACAGAGAAATACCAAAGTGGCCATCAAGAAACTGGCCCGCCCATTCCAGTCCGCCATCCACGCCAAGAGGACATACCGAGAGCTGCGCATGTTAAAGCACATGAACCATGAAAAT atAATTGGACTTTTGGATGTGTTCACAGCTACCACAACTTTTGATGAGTTTAATGATGT atatttggTTTCGCCTTTGATGGGTGCGGATTTGAATAACATTATTAAGACACAAACCCTCAGTGACGATCACGTGCAGTTCCTAGTTTATCAAATCCTGCGTGGCCTCAAG TACATACATTCAGCAGGCATCATACATCGG GACCTCAAACCTAGCAATATAGCTGTGAATGAAGACTGTGAATTAAAG ATCCTGGACTTTGGCCTGGCCAGACACACCGAGGATTCCATGACCGGTTATGTGGCCACCAGGTGGTACCGAGCTCCAGAAATCGTCCTCAATTGGATGCACTACAGTCAAACAG TGGATATCTGGTCAGTGGGATGCATAATGGCGGAGATGTTGGCAGGGAAACCCTTATTTCCAGGAACAGATC ATATAGACCAGCTGACCCGTGTATTGTCGTTGGTTGGAACCCCTAACCAGACACTTCTAGACAAAATCAACAGTCCAGAG GCTAGGAACTATGTGGCTTCCATGCCAAAGTGGCCAAAGAAGGACTTCAGAGAAGTGTTCCTTGGGGCAAATCCAAATG CAATAAACTTAATGGAACAAATGTTGGATTTGGATGCTGACACTCGAATCACTGCCACAGAAGCCCTGGCTCATCCGTATCTGTCGCAGTATGCCGATCCGACGGATGAACCCACTGCTGAGCCGTACGATCAGTCGTTTGAAGACATGGAACTCACTATACCAGAATGGAAAG TGAAAGTGTATGAAGAAGTGGTGAATTACAAGCCACAGTGA
- the LOC105347124 gene encoding mitogen-activated protein kinase 14A-like isoform X1, with product MSSTNTKPDFYSVEINKFKTIWKVPQRYQNLSPVGQGAFSQVCSAVDTQRNTKVAIKKLARPFQSAIHAKRTYRELRMLKHMNHENIIGLLDVFTATTTFDEFNDVYLVSPLMGADLNNIIKTQTLSDDHVQFLVYQILRGLKYIHSAGIIHRDLKPSNIAVNEDCELKILDFGLARHTEDSMTGYVATRWYRAPEIVLNWMHYSQTVDIWSVGCIMAEMLAGKPLFPGTDHIDQLTRVLSLVGTPNQTLLDKINSPEARNYVASMPKWPKKDFREVFLGANPNAINLMEQMLDLDADTRITATEALAHPYLSQYADPTDEPTAEPYDQSFEDMELTIPEWKVKVYEEVVNYKPQ from the exons ATGTCGTCCACAAATACAAAGCCTGATTTTTACAGTGTTGAAATTAATAAGTTTAAGACTATTTGGAAAGTCCCTCAGCGGTACCAAAATTTGAGTCCCGTGGGACAGGGTGCATTTAGTCAAGTATG TTCTGCTGTGGACACACAGAGAAATACCAAAGTGGCCATCAAGAAACTGGCCCGCCCATTCCAGTCCGCCATCCACGCCAAGAGGACATACCGAGAGCTGCGCATGTTAAAGCACATGAACCATGAAAAT atAATTGGACTTTTGGATGTGTTCACAGCTACCACAACTTTTGATGAGTTTAATGATGT atatttggTTTCGCCTTTGATGGGTGCGGATTTGAATAACATTATTAAGACACAAACCCTCAGTGACGATCACGTGCAGTTCCTAGTTTATCAAATCCTGCGTGGCCTCAAG TACATACATTCAGCAGGCATCATACATCGG GACCTCAAACCTAGCAATATAGCTGTGAATGAAGACTGTGAATTAAAG ATCCTGGACTTTGGCCTGGCCAGACACACCGAGGATTCCATGACCGGTTATGTGGCCACCAGGTGGTACCGAGCTCCAGAAATCGTCCTCAATTGGATGCACTACAGTCAAACAG TGGATATCTGGTCAGTGGGATGCATAATGGCGGAGATGTTGGCAGGGAAACCCTTATTTCCAGGAACAGATC ATATAGACCAGCTGACCCGTGTATTGTCGTTGGTTGGAACCCCTAACCAGACACTTCTAGACAAAATCAACAGTCCAGAG GCTAGGAACTATGTGGCTTCCATGCCAAAGTGGCCAAAGAAGGACTTCAGAGAAGTGTTCCTTGGGGCAAATCCAAATG CAATAAACTTAATGGAACAAATGTTGGATTTGGATGCTGACACTCGAATCACTGCCACAGAAGCCCTGGCTCATCCGTATCTGTCGCAGTATGCCGATCCGACGGATGAACCCACTGCTGAGCCGTACGATCAGTCGTTTGAAGACATGGAACTCACTATACCAGAATGGAAAG TGAAAGTGTATGAAGAAGTGGTGAATTACAAGCCACAGTGA
- the LOC136275025 gene encoding uncharacterized protein produces the protein MEILVMGILALVMGVQTLVMGVLALVMGIQTLVMGTQTLVIRTLTLVIGMETLVLVLLTVVMGIQTLMLGTQTLMIDIMTLLIDYKTLVIRIQTLVMDTQSFVICTLTLVINIQTLVIRILTLVMCIQTLVMSTWTLVIQTLT, from the coding sequence ATGGAGATCCTGGtaatgggtatactggccctggttatgggtgtacagaccctggtgatgggtgtactggccctggttatgggcatacagactctggtgatgggcacacagactctggtgatacgcactctgaccctggtgataggtatggaaaCCCTGGTGTTGGTTTTACTAACCGTGGTTATGGGCATACAGACTCTGATGCTGGGCACACAGACACTAATGATTGATATTATGACCCTGCTGATAGATTATAAAACCCTGGTGATACGTATTCAAACCCTGGTGATGGATACACAGAGCTTTGTGAtatgtactctgaccctggtaataaatatacagaccctggtgatacgtatactgaccctggttatgtgtatacagaccctggtgatgagcACATGGACTCTGGTGATACAAACTCTGACCTAG